In Marinobacter sp. M3C, the genomic stretch GCGCATGTAGGTGTTATCAGCGCTGCTATCAGCGCGCTTTATCAATGAAGCATAGCTGGCATTGACGCGAATGCGCGGTGCAATTTCTGGGTTCAGCTCTACCCGCCAGCGCTCGTTGCGCTTGTACACAATCACGTCTGGAATCACGTAGTCCGGTTCGGTTCGGTCAATCACATCGCCGGGGCGCGGGTTCAGGCTGGTAATCAGCGCCAGTACGTGTTTTAGCTGATCTTCTTTTAAGCGGCTACGACGCAGCAGTTGGGCGTAGTCACGGTTGCCCAGCAGGCTGATGTAGTGGGTGATGACCATGCGCGCCTGAGAAACCCAAGGGGTGTCTGGTGACATCTGGTTCAGTTGGATTAGCAGGCATTCCTGCAAGTTGCGGCCAAACACACCGGGTGGGTCAAAAAACTGTAGGCGTCTTAGTACCGCTTCAAGTTCATCCAGTTCCAGCGGGTCGTCGTCTTGTTCGTCCTGCAGGCCGGTATAAATCTCGGCCAGCGAGCTGGTCAGGTAGCCGCGCTCGTCAACGGCGTCCATCAGGGCGTGAGCAACGGCGCGGTCGCGGTCCGTCATGGTGGTCAGGTTAAGCTGCCACTCCAGGTGATCGCGCAGGGTTTCAGCGGGCGAGTTGCGAGTTTCAAAATCGTAGTCGTTATCGTCGCCATTGCTGCTGGCCGGTGCCGGCGCCGATTGGTATACGTCGTCCCAAGCCGTATCCACTGGTAGGTCGTCTGGCAGGGTATCGGGGATTTCGTTTTCGCTGGCCCAGTCGGGACCATTTTCGTTTTCGTCCCAGTCTTTGCTGGTGTCCACCGAGGCATCTGTTGCGCTGGAGTCCGTATTTTGATCGCTGTTGGTGTCAGCGTGCGT encodes the following:
- a CDS encoding RNA polymerase factor sigma-54 — encoded protein: MVMKASLQLKLGQSLTMTPQLQQAIRLLQLSTLDLQQEIQQALESNPMLEAPEDDDHGDEESTHADTNSDQNTDSSATDASVDTSKDWDENENGPDWASENEIPDTLPDDLPVDTAWDDVYQSAPAPASSNGDDNDYDFETRNSPAETLRDHLEWQLNLTTMTDRDRAVAHALMDAVDERGYLTSSLAEIYTGLQDEQDDDPLELDELEAVLRRLQFFDPPGVFGRNLQECLLIQLNQMSPDTPWVSQARMVITHYISLLGNRDYAQLLRRSRLKEDQLKHVLALITSLNPRPGDVIDRTEPDYVIPDVIVYKRNERWRVELNPEIAPRIRVNASYASLIKRADSSADNTYMRDQLQEAKWFIKSLQSRNETLLKVATRIVEYQQGFLDQGEEAMKPLILSEIAQAVEMHESTISRVTTQKFMHTPRGIFELKYFFSSHVSTDAGGECSSTAIRAMIKKLIAVETSKKPLSDSKIAAMLGEQGIQVARRTVAKYREALQIPPSNERKRLV